A genomic segment from Nicotiana tabacum cultivar K326 chromosome 9, ASM71507v2, whole genome shotgun sequence encodes:
- the LOC107777630 gene encoding uncharacterized protein LOC107777630, whose product MRDFASCFSEYAVQVISETTSCSSYSNTSCFPPSLIPSTQNSVTCLYKVNLSNQKHVLITVTWSKTNITQGLSIHFGDDPSNSFKLNANSRLFRKKKGSRAMEFGHSKVEIFWDLCEARYMFGPEPINGYYVLVIVDSEIGLILGNMAEEASFKKFKNGNPMAKFTLISRQEYFSGNTLYSTKAQFCDKGSTHDILISCSGENEGKDNHPVLSVSIDKKMVIRVKRLQWNFRGNQSIFLDGLLVDLMWDVHDWFFNPASGSAVFMFRTRSGLESRLWLEDKDKLKHKNQDKVEFSLMIYACKST is encoded by the coding sequence ATGAGGGATTTTGCTTCTTGTTTTAGTGAATATGCAGTACAAGTAATATCTGAAACTACTTCTTGTTCTAGTTATTCAAACACTTCTTGTTTCCCTCCATCTTTAATCCCTTCAACACAAAACAGTGTTACTTGTTTGTACAAAGTTAATTTGTCCAATCAAAAACATGTTTTGATCACTGTTACATGGTCCAAAACAAATATAACACAAGGTTTAAGCATACATTTTGGTGATGATCCGTCAAATTCATTCAAACTCAACGCGAATTCGCGTCTTTTTAGGAAGAAAAAGGGGAGTAGAGCAATGGAATTTGGTCATTCTAAGGTTGAAATTTTCTGGGATTTATGTGAAGCTAGGTACATGTTTGGTCCTGAACCAATTAATGGTTACTATGTTTTGGTCATAGTTGATTCAGAAATTGGTCTAATTCTTGGAAATATGGCTGAAGAAGCTTCATTCAAAAAATTCAAGAATGGCAATCCTATGGCCAAATTTACTCTAATTTCAAGACAAGAATATTTTTCAGGGAACACCCTTTATTCAACAAAAGCTCAATTTTGTGACAAGGGTTCAACACATGACATTTTGATAAGTTGTAGCGGTGAAAATGAAGGGAAAGATAATCATCCAGTTTTATCAGTTTCTATTGATAAAAAAATGGTGATTAGGGTAAAGAGGCTGCAATGGAATTTTAGGGGAAATCAAAGTATTTTTTTGGATGGTTTGCTTGTAGATCTTATGTGGGATGTTCATGATTGGTTCTTTAATCCAGCTTCAGGTTCTGCTGTTTTCATGTTTAGGACAAGAAGTGGATTGGAGAGTAGATTGTGGTTAGAAGATAAAGACAAATTGAAGCACAAGAATCAAGATAAAGTTGAATTTTCATTGATGATCTATGCCTGTAAGAGCACATAA